From the Cyanobium sp. M30B3 genome, the window AGCACGCGGATCTGGGCGGGGATGCCGAGCTGATCGAGGGCCTCCACCAGCTGCAGCAGGAACGGACCGCCCTTGCGCTGCCACTCCTTGCCCAGCAGACCGAGGCGCAGGGGATGCTCGGGGCCCGGGGGCGGGGGCGCCGGCGCGGGCGGCAGGGAGGCAAGGGCGGCCTCGTGGAGGTTGGCGCCGGCGGGCACCACCGCCACCCGCTCGGGGGGCAGGCCGTAGTGCTCGCTGAGGGAGCGGGCGGCCCAGGGGCTCATGGCGATCACGGCCTGGGCCTGGTGGTAGGCGCAGCGCTCGCGCTCCAGCAGCTGGCGCTGCAGAGAGGGGGCGATGCGGCTGCCGAAGCCGTAGGCCTCGAGTACCTGGGTGGTGGTGGCGTCGATGTAGAAGGCCACACGCCAGGCGCTGGGCCAGGGATGGAGGGGCAGCAGGGGGTAGTGGCTGAGCAGGGCCAGGGGCTGATCGGGGGGAAGACGGGCCTGGACCAGCAGGGCACGGCAGAAGCCGGTGCTGTACTGGAAGCCACCGGGGCGGCCGCTGCGCAGCAGCTGGAGCAGATTCCAGGCGCGGCGGCGCCAGCGCAGCCGCTGGGGCTGCAGGGCCAGCCCCCCCTGCAGGAGGCCGGTCTGGAGGCCAGCCTGGAGCAGGGCCTGGGGGGTGCCGCTCCAGGTGGCGGGATCGGTGGCGTCACCGCAGCAGAGCAGCAGGCGGTTCATGGCCGCCGCCGCGGGCTGAGGGCCTCGATCAGATCCTGGCGGCGGCGGTGCACCAGCACCAGGTTGGGGCCGATCAGGTCGTCGAGATCCGGGCTGTAGCGGTCGTACCACGCCACGCCGGCGGGGTAGAGCTTGCCCAGGCGGTAGCTGGCTCCGTAGTGGCGCAGGTAGTCGTGGATGAAGGTGCGGGAGAAGAGGTTGGCCTTGCCGTACTCCAGTTGGATGCAGGCGATGGCCCCGGCATCCAGCAGCCCCTGGGCGCCGGCCAGCACCCGCTGCTCGAAACCCTCCACATCGATCTTGAGCAGCTCGATGGCCGTGATGCCCTGGCTGGCGCAAAAGCTGTCCAGCCGCCGGGCAGGCAGCGTGAACACCTGGGGCTGGGCCAGCCCA encodes:
- a CDS encoding glycosyltransferase family 4 protein is translated as MLCCGDATDPATWSGTPQALLQAGLQTGLLQGGLALQPQRLRWRRRAWNLLQLLRSGRPGGFQYSTGFCRALLVQARLPPDQPLALLSHYPLLPLHPWPSAWRVAFYIDATTTQVLEAYGFGSRIAPSLQRQLLERERCAYHQAQAVIAMSPWAARSLSEHYGLPPERVAVVPAGANLHEAALASLPPAPAPPPPGPEHPLRLGLLGKEWQRKGGPFLLQLVEALDQLGIPAQIRVLGIPPAQLPSHPAIQPLGFIDKQQQPARFVAELRSWHFGTLFSQAEAFGIAARECLRLGVPVLAHAVGGILATLPDDGCGQLFPAHPHPTEVAHWLAARLTPYAGYLQWRQALAGRWQEFTWATAVRRLAAVLDAPASCGPGQE